The genomic window CCAGACGGCGGGCGCGGTCCATGAGCTGGTCCTGCACCCGGTCTTCCTGACCGACGTAAGTGTGGACGGCGTACCACTCGATACTCATGTGTTTACCTCCACGCCAGCGCGGCCTTGATGGCCGTTCCAAAAAGCAGGTCCAGCGCCCAGACGATCAAAGTCAGGGCCACCACGAAGATCAGCACCGCCTGCGTGCCTTCGAGCACGTCCTGACGGCTGGGCCACGTCACCCGCGACAGTTCCTCGCGGGCGTCACGGAAGTACTGAATCAGGTTCATGCCCTACCTGCCTCACATGGCAGAAAAAGGCTGAAGCTGCCCGGTTTCCGTATCAGGAAACC from Deinococcus radiodurans R1 = ATCC 13939 = DSM 20539 includes these protein-coding regions:
- the secE gene encoding preprotein translocase subunit SecE, whose amino-acid sequence is MNLIQYFRDAREELSRVTWPSRQDVLEGTQAVLIFVVALTLIVWALDLLFGTAIKAALAWR